The following are encoded together in the Serratia odorifera genome:
- a CDS encoding glycerate kinase, which translates to MKIVIAPDSYKESLSALAVATGIEAGFREIFPDAEYVKLPLADGGEGTVEAMVAATGGKTIEVEVTGPLGEKTRAFFGLSGDEQSAFIEMAAASGLERLPAERRNPLNTTSYGTGELIRCALDHGVKHCIIGIGGSATNDGGAGMVQALGARLLDEQGNDIAFGGAALATLADIDLSGLDARIGQCKFEVACDVSNPLTGADGASAIFGPQKGATPQMVAELDRALQHYAQVIERTLGIDVERVPGAGAAGGMGAGLLAFCQAELRQGIEIVTEALGLDALVRDATLVITGEGRIDSQSINGKVPIGVARVAKRHNKPVIGIAGSLSTDVGVVHQHGLDAVFSVLYSVCTLEEALNGAADNVRMAARNIAATLRLAQQG; encoded by the coding sequence ATGAAAATAGTGATTGCGCCGGATTCATACAAAGAAAGTTTATCTGCCCTGGCGGTAGCTACCGGTATTGAAGCCGGATTCCGGGAGATTTTCCCCGATGCGGAATACGTTAAATTACCGCTGGCCGACGGTGGCGAGGGCACGGTTGAGGCGATGGTGGCCGCAACCGGTGGCAAGACAATCGAGGTGGAGGTGACCGGGCCATTGGGAGAAAAAACGCGGGCATTTTTTGGCCTGTCCGGTGATGAACAAAGCGCATTTATTGAAATGGCCGCGGCCAGCGGGCTGGAGCGGCTGCCGGCCGAACGGCGCAATCCGCTGAACACCACCTCGTACGGCACCGGCGAACTGATCCGCTGTGCGCTCGATCACGGGGTGAAGCACTGCATTATCGGCATTGGCGGCAGCGCCACCAATGACGGCGGTGCGGGCATGGTGCAGGCGTTGGGCGCACGCTTGCTGGATGAGCAGGGCAACGACATCGCGTTTGGCGGTGCGGCGTTGGCGACGCTGGCCGATATAGACCTTAGCGGCCTGGATGCGCGCATCGGTCAGTGCAAATTCGAAGTCGCCTGCGACGTCAGCAATCCATTGACCGGCGCCGATGGCGCCTCCGCCATTTTTGGCCCGCAGAAGGGCGCGACGCCGCAAATGGTGGCCGAGCTGGACCGTGCCTTGCAGCACTATGCGCAGGTGATTGAGCGCACGCTGGGTATCGACGTTGAACGGGTGCCTGGCGCCGGAGCGGCAGGGGGCATGGGGGCCGGGCTGTTGGCGTTCTGTCAGGCCGAACTGCGGCAGGGTATCGAAATCGTTACCGAAGCCCTGGGTCTTGATGCTCTGGTGCGCGATGCCACCTTGGTGATCACCGGCGAGGGGCGTATCGATAGCCAGAGCATCAACGGCAAAGTGCCGATTGGCGTTGCTCGGGTGGCCAAACGTCACAACAAGCCGGTGATCGGCATTGCCGGTAGCCTGAGCACCGACGTCGGCGTGGTGCATCAACACGGTCTGGATGCGGTATTTAGCGTGCTTTACAGCGTTTGTACCCTGGAGGAGGCGCTG
- the mtnN gene encoding 5'-methylthioadenosine/S-adenosylhomocysteine nucleosidase has protein sequence MKVGIIGAMEQEVTLLREQIENRQTIQRAGCEIYTGQIGGVEVALLKSGIGKVAAALGTTLLLEHCQPDVVINTGSAGGLASTLKVGDIVVSEEVRYHDADVTAFGYQPGQMAGCPAAFVANDALIALAENCIKQLELNAVRGLICSGDAFINGAEPLARIRATFPNVAAVEMEAAAIGHVCHQFNTPFVVVRAISDVADSESHMSFDEFLVVAAKQSSLMVNAMLQTLAKRG, from the coding sequence ATGAAAGTAGGCATCATCGGCGCCATGGAACAAGAAGTGACCCTGCTGCGCGAACAAATTGAAAACCGCCAGACGATTCAACGCGCGGGCTGTGAAATCTATACCGGCCAGATCGGCGGCGTCGAGGTGGCGCTCCTGAAGTCTGGCATCGGTAAAGTTGCGGCGGCGCTGGGTACCACTTTGCTGCTGGAACATTGCCAACCGGACGTGGTGATCAACACCGGATCCGCCGGCGGCCTGGCCTCGACGCTGAAAGTAGGCGATATCGTGGTGTCGGAAGAAGTGCGCTATCACGATGCCGACGTGACTGCCTTTGGCTATCAACCAGGCCAAATGGCCGGCTGCCCGGCGGCCTTCGTTGCCAATGATGCGCTGATTGCGCTGGCAGAGAACTGCATTAAACAGCTGGAACTCAATGCGGTACGTGGCCTGATTTGCAGCGGTGACGCCTTTATCAACGGCGCAGAGCCGCTGGCGCGCATTCGCGCCACCTTCCCAAATGTAGCGGCGGTGGAGATGGAAGCGGCGGCCATTGGCCATGTTTGCCACCAGTTCAACACGCCGTTCGTCGTCGTTCGCGCCATTTCCGACGTCGCTGACAGCGAATCGCACATGAGCTTCGACGAGTTTCTGGTGGTCGCGGCCAAGCAGTCCTCGCTGATGGTCAATGCGATGCTGCAGACGCTGGCCAAACGCGGTTAA
- a CDS encoding TRIC cation channel family protein: MLVFWLDILGTAVFAISGVLLAGKLRMDPFGVLVLGVVTAVGGGTIRDMALANGPVFWVQDPTDLVVAMVTCVLTLLLVRQPRRLPKWILPVLDAVGLAVFVGIGVNKAFAAGSGPLVAICMGVITGVGGGIIRDVLAREIPMILRTEIYATACIIGGIIHATAYYSFGMPLQQAMMLGMAITLIIRLAAIRWHLKLPAFILEQ; encoded by the coding sequence ATGCTGGTGTTCTGGCTGGATATTCTGGGCACCGCGGTATTTGCCATTTCAGGCGTACTGCTGGCGGGCAAATTACGCATGGATCCGTTCGGCGTTCTGGTGCTGGGGGTGGTCACCGCGGTCGGTGGCGGCACTATCCGCGATATGGCGCTGGCCAACGGGCCGGTGTTCTGGGTGCAGGATCCCACCGATCTGGTGGTGGCGATGGTCACCTGCGTACTGACGCTGCTGCTGGTGCGACAGCCGCGCCGTTTGCCGAAATGGATCCTGCCGGTGCTGGACGCCGTCGGACTGGCGGTGTTTGTCGGCATCGGCGTCAATAAAGCCTTTGCCGCCGGTAGTGGACCACTGGTGGCCATCTGCATGGGGGTGATTACCGGCGTTGGCGGCGGTATCATTCGCGATGTGCTGGCTCGGGAAATTCCGATGATCCTGCGCACCGAAATTTACGCCACCGCCTGCATTATCGGCGGCATCATCCATGCAACCGCCTATTACAGCTTTGGCATGCCACTCCAGCAGGCAATGATGCTCGGTATGGCCATTACGCTGATAATCCGGCTGGCGGCGATTCGCTGGCACCTGAAACTGCCGGCCTTTATCCTCGAACAATAG
- the garL gene encoding 2-dehydro-3-deoxyglucarate aldolase: MKSCHNRFRQSLQQGETLIGCWSALGNPISTEVLGLAGFDWLVLDGEHAPNDITTFVPQLMALKGSDSAAVVRPPCNEPVIIKRLLDIGFHNFLIPFVESEQQALQAVASTRYPPAGIRGVSVSHRSNGYGTVADYFATINDNVSVLVQIETQAGVDNLDAIAAVDGVDGIFVGPGDLSAALGYLGQPNHPEVQAVIRHIFDRAKTAGKPSGILAPAEADARRYLQWGAQFVAVGSDLGVLRNATQALCDRFKTSEK; this comes from the coding sequence ATGAAAAGTTGCCACAACCGCTTCCGCCAGTCATTGCAGCAGGGGGAAACCCTTATCGGCTGCTGGTCGGCGCTGGGCAATCCGATTTCCACCGAAGTACTGGGGCTGGCCGGTTTTGACTGGCTGGTGCTGGACGGCGAACATGCCCCCAACGACATTACCACCTTCGTACCGCAACTGATGGCATTGAAAGGCAGCGACAGTGCCGCAGTGGTGCGTCCGCCGTGCAACGAGCCGGTGATCATCAAACGGCTGCTGGATATCGGCTTTCACAACTTTCTGATCCCGTTCGTCGAAAGCGAACAGCAGGCACTGCAGGCGGTGGCCTCGACGCGCTACCCGCCGGCCGGCATTCGCGGCGTGTCGGTTTCGCACCGCAGCAACGGCTACGGTACGGTGGCGGATTACTTTGCCACCATCAATGACAACGTCAGCGTACTGGTGCAGATCGAAACCCAGGCTGGGGTCGATAACCTGGATGCGATCGCCGCAGTGGACGGCGTGGACGGTATTTTTGTCGGGCCAGGCGATCTGTCGGCGGCGCTGGGATATCTCGGCCAGCCGAATCACCCGGAAGTGCAGGCGGTGATCCGCCATATTTTCGACCGAGCCAAAACCGCCGGTAAACCGAGCGGCATCTTGGCGCCGGCGGAGGCCGATGCGCGTCGCTACCTGCAATGGGGCGCGCAGTTTGTCGCCGTCGGCAGCGATCTGGGGGTGTTGCGCAATGCCACCCAGGCACTGTGCGACCGTTTTAAAACTAGCGAGAAATAA
- the degP gene encoding serine endoprotease DegP, whose protein sequence is MKKTALVLSALAFSIGMAMGPVTASAAETASASTPSQQLPSLAPMLEKVMPSVVSINVEGSTAVNTPRMPQQFQQFFGEDSPFCQDGSPFQGSPMCQGGQGGPGDQGAKQKFQALGAGVVIDAAKGYVVTNNHVVDNASKIQVQLSDGRRFDAKMIGKDPRSDIALIQLKDFKNLTAIKMADSDKLRVGDYTVAIGNPYGLGETATSGIVSALGRSGLNIENYENFIQTDAAINRGNSGGALVNLNGELIGINTAILAPDGGNIGIGFAIPSNMVKNLTAQMVEYGQVKRGELGIMGTELNSELAKAMKVDAQRGAFISQVLPKSAAAKAGIKAGDVIVTLNGKAISSFASFRAEVGTLPVGSKLALGLIRDGKPVTVDVTLEQSKQTQVDSGNIYTGIEGAELSNTQAGSQKGVKVDSVKPGSAAARIGLKKGDVILGVNQQPIQNLGELRKILDSKPPVLALNVQRGDSTLYLLMQ, encoded by the coding sequence ATGAAAAAAACAGCATTAGTTCTGAGCGCTTTGGCATTCAGCATTGGTATGGCGATGGGCCCGGTAACGGCCAGCGCCGCAGAGACCGCATCGGCAAGCACGCCTTCGCAGCAATTGCCGAGCCTGGCGCCGATGTTGGAAAAGGTCATGCCGTCGGTGGTGAGCATTAACGTTGAAGGCAGCACTGCCGTTAATACGCCGCGCATGCCACAGCAGTTCCAGCAATTCTTCGGTGAAGATTCGCCGTTCTGCCAGGACGGTTCGCCGTTCCAGGGTTCGCCGATGTGTCAGGGCGGGCAAGGTGGGCCGGGCGATCAGGGCGCCAAACAGAAGTTCCAGGCGCTGGGCGCCGGCGTGGTGATTGATGCGGCTAAAGGCTACGTCGTTACCAATAACCACGTGGTGGATAACGCCAGCAAGATCCAGGTGCAGTTAAGCGATGGCCGACGTTTCGACGCCAAGATGATCGGTAAGGATCCGCGTTCCGACATCGCGCTGATTCAATTGAAAGACTTCAAGAATCTGACTGCGATCAAAATGGCGGATTCCGACAAGCTGCGGGTGGGCGATTATACCGTGGCGATCGGTAACCCGTACGGGCTGGGTGAAACCGCCACTTCCGGTATCGTGTCGGCGTTGGGTCGTAGCGGCCTCAACATTGAAAATTACGAAAACTTTATTCAGACCGATGCGGCGATCAACCGCGGCAACTCCGGCGGTGCGTTGGTCAACCTGAACGGCGAACTGATCGGCATCAATACCGCGATCCTGGCGCCGGACGGCGGGAATATCGGCATCGGCTTTGCCATCCCCAGTAACATGGTTAAAAACCTGACGGCGCAAATGGTGGAATATGGCCAGGTGAAACGCGGCGAGCTGGGTATCATGGGCACGGAACTGAATTCTGAGCTGGCGAAAGCGATGAAGGTCGACGCCCAGCGCGGCGCCTTTATCAGTCAGGTATTGCCAAAATCTGCCGCTGCGAAGGCGGGTATCAAAGCCGGCGACGTGATTGTTACGCTTAACGGCAAGGCGATTTCCAGTTTTGCCTCCTTCCGTGCCGAAGTCGGTACGCTGCCGGTTGGCAGCAAACTGGCGCTGGGTCTGATCCGCGACGGCAAACCGGTAACGGTGGACGTGACGCTGGAACAGAGCAAACAGACGCAGGTCGATTCCGGCAACATCTATACCGGCATTGAAGGGGCCGAACTGAGCAATACCCAGGCGGGCAGTCAGAAAGGCGTTAAAGTGGACAGCGTCAAGCCTGGCAGCGCCGCGGCGCGTATCGGTCTGAAAAAAGGTGATGTGATCCTCGGGGTTAACCAACAACCGATCCAGAACCTGGGCGAGCTGCGTAAAATTCTCGACAGCAAGCCGCCAGTGTTGGCGCTGAACGTTCAGCGCGGTGATAGTACGCTGTATCTGCTGATGCAGTAA
- the btuF gene encoding vitamin B12 ABC transporter substrate-binding protein BtuF — protein sequence MRCCRRWPNAVNVKRRGSFFPWLLALALVLPASAAQRVISLAPNTTELAYAAGMGDSLLAVSAFSDYPPQAKKLEQVASWQGINLERVLALKPDLILAWRGGNPQRVLDQLASFGIPIFYADAKNIDDIAQSLDDLARYSPHPLQAHQAAELIRRQTAQLKARYASNQPRRVLLQFGTQPLFTSSGATLQSQVLSLCGAENLFADSRMAWPQISREQVLARKPQAVVITGGARQVASVKAFWAPQLQVPVIALNEDWFNRAGPRIMLAAQQLCSQLAEIR from the coding sequence ATGCGATGCTGCAGACGCTGGCCAAACGCGGTTAATGTGAAGCGACGCGGCTCTTTCTTTCCGTGGCTGCTGGCGCTGGCACTGGTATTGCCGGCATCGGCGGCGCAACGCGTCATCAGTCTGGCGCCGAATACCACCGAGCTGGCCTACGCCGCAGGCATGGGGGATAGCCTGCTGGCAGTCAGTGCCTTTTCCGATTATCCCCCACAGGCCAAAAAGCTGGAACAGGTAGCCTCCTGGCAGGGGATCAATCTCGAGCGGGTGTTGGCATTGAAGCCGGATCTGATCCTGGCCTGGCGCGGCGGCAACCCGCAGCGGGTTCTGGATCAGTTGGCGTCTTTCGGCATCCCGATTTTTTATGCCGATGCGAAAAATATCGACGACATAGCCCAGTCGCTGGACGACCTGGCTCGTTACAGCCCACATCCGCTGCAGGCACACCAGGCGGCAGAACTGATTCGTCGGCAAACCGCACAACTGAAAGCCCGCTATGCCAGCAACCAGCCGCGCCGCGTCCTGTTGCAGTTCGGCACTCAACCGCTGTTCACCAGTTCGGGCGCTACGCTGCAAAGCCAGGTACTGTCGCTGTGCGGCGCTGAAAATCTGTTCGCCGACAGCCGCATGGCCTGGCCGCAAATCAGTCGCGAACAGGTACTGGCGCGCAAACCGCAGGCGGTCGTCATAACCGGCGGCGCCAGACAGGTCGCCAGCGTCAAGGCGTTTTGGGCTCCGCAACTGCAGGTGCCGGTGATTGCGCTGAACGAGGACTGGTTCAACCGCGCCGGGCCGCGCATTATGCTGGCGGCGCAGCAGCTGTGTAGCCAACTGGCGGAGATCCGCTGA
- the erpA gene encoding iron-sulfur cluster insertion protein ErpA — protein MSDETALPLQFTEAAAKKVKFLIADEENPDLKLRVYITGGGCSGFQYGFTFDDKINEGDMTIEKQGVALVVDPMSLQYLVGGSVDYTEGLEGSRFVVTNPNAKTTCGCGSSFSI, from the coding sequence ATGAGCGATGAAACGGCACTGCCCCTGCAATTTACCGAGGCGGCAGCAAAGAAGGTGAAATTCCTGATTGCTGATGAAGAAAACCCGGACCTGAAGTTGCGGGTTTACATTACCGGCGGTGGGTGCAGCGGATTCCAATACGGCTTCACTTTCGACGACAAGATCAACGAAGGCGACATGACCATTGAGAAACAGGGCGTAGCGCTGGTGGTTGATCCAATGAGTCTGCAATATCTGGTCGGCGGGTCGGTGGACTATACCGAAGGGCTGGAAGGTTCACGTTTTGTGGTCACCAACCCGAATGCCAAAACCACCTGCGGTTGCGGTTCTTCATTCAGCATCTGA
- the garD gene encoding galactarate dehydratase, producing MSEANNNHDAPLYIKVHAQDNVAIVVNNDGLPKGTLFPCGLQLMEHIPQGHKVALDDIASGGNIIRYGEIIGYALRNIARGSWIDESLVVLPEAPELHSLPLANRVPAPLAPLTGYTFDGYRNADGSVGTKNLLGITTSVHCVAGVVDFVVKIIERDLLPKYPNVDGVVALNHLYGCGVAINAPAAVVPIRTIHNLALNPNFGGEVMVVGLGCEKLQPERLLQGTDDVQPISLDAGDIVRLQDEKHVGFKSMVDDILALAERHLQRLNQRRREPCPVSELVVGMQCGGSDAFSGVTANPAVGYASDLLVRCGATVMFSEVTEVRDAIHLLTPRVANQQVGKRLLEEMSWYDDYLSQGQTDRSANPSPGNKKGGLANVVEKALGSIAKSGTSAIVEVLSPGQRPTKRGLIFAATPASDFVCGTQQLASGITLQVFTTGRGTPYGLTAVPVIKMATRSALAERWHDLMDINAGTIATGEATIEQVGWQLFELILAIASGRQKTWSDQWGLYNALAVFNPAPVT from the coding sequence ATGTCTGAAGCAAATAACAATCATGACGCACCGCTGTATATAAAAGTTCATGCACAAGATAATGTCGCCATCGTGGTTAATAATGACGGCCTGCCAAAAGGAACGCTATTTCCCTGCGGCTTGCAATTAATGGAACATATACCGCAAGGGCATAAGGTGGCGCTGGACGATATTGCCAGCGGCGGCAATATTATTCGCTATGGCGAGATCATCGGCTACGCGCTGCGCAACATCGCCCGTGGCAGCTGGATTGACGAGTCGCTGGTGGTACTGCCGGAAGCGCCCGAGTTGCACAGCCTGCCGCTGGCCAACCGAGTACCGGCGCCGTTAGCGCCGTTGACGGGCTACACCTTTGACGGTTATCGCAATGCCGACGGCAGCGTCGGCACCAAGAATCTGCTGGGTATCACCACCAGCGTGCACTGCGTGGCCGGCGTGGTGGACTTCGTGGTGAAAATCATCGAACGCGATCTGCTGCCAAAGTATCCCAACGTCGATGGCGTGGTGGCATTAAACCACCTGTACGGCTGCGGCGTGGCAATCAATGCCCCTGCGGCGGTAGTGCCGATCCGCACTATTCACAATCTGGCGCTCAACCCCAATTTTGGCGGCGAAGTGATGGTGGTCGGGCTGGGCTGTGAAAAATTGCAGCCGGAACGCCTGCTGCAAGGCACTGACGATGTGCAACCGATCTCGCTCGACGCCGGTGACATCGTGCGCCTGCAGGATGAAAAGCATGTCGGCTTCAAATCGATGGTCGATGATATTCTGGCGCTGGCCGAACGCCATCTGCAACGCCTTAATCAGCGCCGACGCGAACCCTGCCCGGTTTCCGAGCTGGTGGTCGGCATGCAATGCGGCGGCAGCGATGCCTTTTCCGGCGTGACCGCCAATCCGGCGGTGGGCTACGCCTCGGATTTGCTGGTGCGCTGCGGCGCCACGGTGATGTTTTCCGAGGTAACCGAAGTACGCGATGCCATTCACCTGCTGACACCGCGTGTAGCGAACCAACAGGTTGGCAAGCGCTTACTGGAGGAGATGAGCTGGTACGATGATTACCTGAGCCAGGGCCAAACCGATCGCAGCGCCAATCCCTCTCCCGGCAATAAAAAAGGAGGCCTGGCCAACGTGGTGGAAAAAGCGTTGGGTTCGATCGCCAAATCCGGCACCAGCGCGATTGTAGAGGTACTGTCCCCTGGCCAGCGTCCCACCAAACGCGGCCTGATCTTTGCTGCCACGCCGGCCAGCGACTTTGTCTGCGGCACCCAGCAGCTGGCCTCCGGCATCACCCTGCAGGTGTTCACCACCGGCCGCGGCACGCCGTATGGCCTGACGGCGGTACCGGTGATCAAAATGGCCACCCGCAGCGCGCTGGCCGAACGTTGGCACGATCTGATGGACATCAACGCCGGCACCATCGCCACCGGCGAGGCAACGATTGAGCAAGTCGGTTGGCAGCTGTTTGAGCTGATTCTGGCGATCGCCAGCGGCCGTCAGAAAACCTGGTCGGATCAATGGGGGTTGTATAACGCGTTGGCAGTGTTTAATCCTGCGCCCGTCACCTAA
- the garR gene encoding 2-hydroxy-3-oxopropionate reductase, whose amino-acid sequence MKVGFIGLGIMGKPMSKNLLKAGYSLVVLNYHADTTAELLALGAESAETPQAVAAQSDIVITMLPNSPQVQQVVLGEHGVIDGAKPGSVLIDMSSIAPLASREISARLADKQIAMLDAPVSGGEPKAIDGSLSVMVGGDKEVFERCYEVMKAMAGSVVHTGEIGAGNVTKLANQVIVALNIAAMSEALVLATKAGVNPDLVYQAIRGGLAGSTVLDAKAPMVMDRNFKPGFRIDLHIKDLANALDTSHGIGAQLPLTAAVMEMMQALRVDDLGNADHSALACYYEKLAQVEVTRQR is encoded by the coding sequence ATGAAAGTTGGATTTATTGGTCTGGGGATCATGGGCAAGCCGATGAGCAAAAACCTGCTGAAAGCCGGGTATTCACTGGTGGTGCTCAATTATCACGCCGACACCACCGCCGAGCTGCTGGCGCTGGGCGCCGAGTCGGCCGAGACGCCGCAAGCGGTAGCGGCGCAGAGCGACATCGTGATCACCATGCTGCCCAATTCCCCGCAGGTACAGCAGGTAGTGTTAGGTGAACACGGCGTTATCGACGGCGCCAAGCCGGGCAGCGTGCTGATCGACATGAGCTCGATCGCGCCGTTGGCCAGCCGTGAAATCAGCGCCAGACTGGCGGACAAGCAGATTGCGATGCTGGATGCGCCGGTCAGCGGTGGCGAGCCGAAGGCGATTGACGGTAGCCTGTCGGTGATGGTTGGCGGCGATAAAGAGGTGTTTGAGCGTTGCTACGAAGTGATGAAAGCGATGGCCGGTTCGGTGGTGCACACCGGGGAAATCGGCGCCGGCAACGTCACCAAACTGGCTAATCAGGTGATTGTGGCGCTGAATATTGCCGCGATGTCCGAAGCGTTGGTATTGGCCACCAAGGCCGGCGTCAACCCGGATCTGGTGTACCAGGCAATCCGTGGCGGGCTGGCGGGTAGCACGGTGCTGGATGCCAAGGCGCCGATGGTGATGGATCGCAACTTCAAGCCGGGATTCCGTATCGACTTGCATATCAAGGATCTGGCCAATGCGCTGGATACCTCGCATGGCATTGGCGCGCAGCTGCCGCTCACCGCCGCGGTGATGGAAATGATGCAGGCGCTGCGCGTTGACGATCTCGGCAATGCCGATCACAGTGCGTTGGCCTGCTATTACGAAAAATTGGCCCAGGTTGAAGTCACTCGTCAGAGGTAA
- a CDS encoding CdaR family transcriptional regulator yields the protein MAEYHLDGKLAQEIVARTMQIIDGNVNVMDARGRIIGSGDRERVGELHEGALLVLSQARVVDIDEAVARHLHGVRPGINLPLRIDGKIVGVIGLTGNPAQLRQYGELVCMTAEMMLEQARLMHMLAQDSRFREELVLNLIRTEELSPALMEWAQRLGIDPNQPRVVAVVEVDSGQLGVDSAMAELQQLQALLTLPERDNLIAIVSLSEMVVLKPALNAHGRWDAEDHRRRVENLLSRMNESSRLRVRVALGNFFTGPGSIARSYRTARTTMAVGKQRMFDQRAYYYQDLMLPVLLDSLRGGWQADELVRPLARLKAMDGNGLLRRTLNAWFLNNVQPSATAKALYIHRNTLEYRLNRISELTGLNLSSFDDRLLLYVGLQLDEV from the coding sequence ATGGCGGAATACCATCTTGACGGCAAGCTGGCGCAGGAAATCGTTGCCCGCACCATGCAAATCATTGACGGTAACGTCAATGTGATGGATGCGCGCGGCCGAATTATCGGTAGTGGCGATCGTGAGCGTGTCGGCGAGTTGCATGAAGGTGCACTGCTGGTGCTGTCGCAGGCCAGGGTGGTTGACATCGATGAGGCGGTCGCCCGTCATCTGCACGGTGTGCGACCGGGAATCAATCTCCCGTTGCGCATCGACGGGAAAATTGTCGGCGTTATCGGCCTGACCGGCAATCCGGCGCAACTGCGGCAATATGGCGAACTGGTGTGCATGACCGCCGAAATGATGCTCGAACAGGCGCGTCTGATGCATATGCTGGCGCAGGACAGCCGCTTTCGCGAAGAGCTGGTACTCAACCTGATCCGCACCGAAGAGCTGTCGCCGGCGCTGATGGAGTGGGCGCAGCGGTTAGGCATCGATCCTAACCAGCCGCGGGTTGTGGCGGTGGTGGAAGTGGACAGCGGGCAGCTCGGGGTTGACAGCGCGATGGCGGAATTGCAGCAGCTGCAAGCGTTGCTGACCTTGCCGGAGCGCGACAACTTGATCGCCATCGTTTCACTGAGCGAAATGGTGGTGCTGAAGCCGGCGCTTAACGCGCATGGCCGCTGGGACGCCGAAGACCATCGACGGCGGGTGGAAAACCTGCTGTCGCGCATGAATGAAAGCAGCCGTCTGCGGGTGCGGGTGGCGCTGGGCAATTTCTTTACCGGACCGGGCAGCATCGCCCGTTCTTATCGCACCGCGCGCACCACCATGGCGGTTGGCAAACAGCGGATGTTCGATCAACGCGCCTATTACTACCAGGATCTGATGCTGCCGGTGCTGCTGGACAGCCTGCGCGGCGGTTGGCAGGCCGATGAATTGGTCAGGCCGCTGGCGCGGCTCAAGGCGATGGACGGTAACGGTTTGCTACGCCGTACGCTGAATGCCTGGTTTCTCAATAACGTCCAGCCGAGCGCTACCGCCAAGGCGCTGTATATTCACCGCAATACGCTGGAATACCGTCTCAACCGCATTTCTGAACTGACCGGGTTAAATCTGTCCAGTTTCGACGATCGCCTGTTGCTGTACGTCGGGCTGCAACTGGATGAGGTATAA